The proteins below are encoded in one region of Gemmatimonadota bacterium:
- the rpsG gene encoding 30S ribosomal protein S7, whose translation MSRRQRAVKREAPPDPQYGSTTVSKFINSLMFEGKKSVAERIFYDAMRMVEEKTGQPAINVFKQALNNVKPVLEVKSRRVGGATYQVPLEVRPERRTALAMKWLVTYSRERGDKTMAERLANELLAASRNEGNAIKKKDDTHRMAEANKAFAHYRW comes from the coding sequence ATGAGTCGACGGCAACGCGCGGTGAAACGGGAGGCGCCGCCGGACCCGCAGTACGGTTCGACGACGGTCTCCAAGTTCATCAACAGCCTGATGTTCGAGGGGAAGAAGTCGGTGGCCGAGCGCATCTTCTACGACGCCATGCGCATGGTCGAGGAGAAGACCGGTCAGCCGGCGATCAACGTGTTCAAGCAGGCGTTGAACAACGTGAAGCCGGTGCTCGAGGTGAAAAGCCGTCGCGTGGGCGGTGCGACCTACCAGGTGCCGCTCGAGGTGCGGCCGGAGCGGCGCACGGCGCTGGCCATGAAGTGGCTGGTGACGTATTCGCGCGAGCGGGGCGACAAGACCATGGCGGAGCGGCTGGCCAACGAGCTGCTGGCCGCCAGCCGCAACGAGGGGAACGCCATCAAGAAGAAGGATGACACGCACCGGATGGCGGAGGCCAACAAGGCCTTCGCGCATTACCGGTGGTAG
- a CDS encoding 30S ribosomal protein S12: MPTINQLIRRGRRKVEKRDKAPALQANPQKRGVCTRVYTTTPKKPNSALRKVARVRLTNGYEVTAYIPGEGHNLQEHSIVLIRGGRVKDLPGVRYHIIRGTLDASGVGDRRQGRSKYGAKRPK; the protein is encoded by the coding sequence ATGCCGACCATCAACCAGTTGATCCGCCGCGGCCGGCGGAAGGTGGAGAAGCGGGATAAGGCGCCCGCTCTGCAGGCGAACCCGCAGAAGCGGGGCGTGTGCACGCGCGTGTACACCACCACGCCCAAGAAGCCCAACTCGGCGCTGCGCAAGGTGGCGCGCGTCCGGCTGACCAACGGCTACGAGGTCACGGCCTACATCCCGGGGGAGGGGCACAACCTGCAGGAGCACTCGATCGTGCTGATTCGCGGCGGCCGCGTGAAGGATCTGCCGGGCGTGCGTTACCACATCATTCGCGGCACGCTGGATGCCAGCGGCGTGGGGGACCGGCGCCAGGGCCGTTCCAAGTACGGAGCCAAGAGGCCGAAGTAG